Part of the Limihaloglobus sulfuriphilus genome is shown below.
ACAAAGCCCGATATCGTCCTCCGATGCGCGGGGCCCCAGCAGCTCTGAGAGAATAGACCTTAGCCGCCGTCTTATGATTGCGATATGCTCTGACTTGAGATCCTGAATAATCGGGTTTATGTCTCCGGCCTCGATTATAAACAGTTTGCCGTAATAGCCGATTTTTCCGCCGTCAAGTATCTTAAAGAGTATCGCCTTTACAAATGCCCGCAGCTTATCCTCGGCAGGTGCATCCTCGGCAAGCCCGCCGTCAATGGGGTATTCCTTGAGAGACATATCAAAGGCCAGCTTCCAGACCTCACGGTAGAGCGATTCCTTGGAGCCGAAATGATAATTCACCGAAGCGATGTTCGTATTTGCGTAAACACATATATCACTTACAGTTGTATCCTGAAAGCCGTTTTCGCTGAACAACTTTGCCGCCGCTTCGAGAATCTTCTCTTTTGTGCTTTGTCCGTCTTTTCGCAAGTAAAATACCTCAATAAATATTCTGCCTGTTTTCAAAATCAACAGGCTAACGATTTTTTAGAAAAGGCATTTTAAATGCGCATTTGAAATATGCAATAGAAATAATATTTTTTCTGCTGCTGATTGTATTTCTTACGCCTTAGCGGACATGGTTTAAAACTACCATTGCACCGTAAATGCGGATCATTTCATCTTTATCGTTGAGCAGGACACGGGTGTATTTGCCGAATTTCTGCTGGTCGAGCTCCATTAAACCCAGTGCTGCCTGAACGTTACAGCGTTTTCGGCTTTCTTTGTCGATGCCGCCGGATATGCTGTCGAAATACTCCTTGAGAAGAATCCCGCCCGCCGGGTCGTTAAGCCGTGCAAGTGCTGCCGCCGCGGCTATACGTATCTCAACAAGGTCATCTCTAAGCATTGTCTTGACGGCGTTGACGGCCTTGGCAGTTTTGAGCTGAGTCATTATCCGAACACCGATAATCCTGTCATCGCTGCGTTTGCTGATAAGCAGTGCCCAGGCCTTGTGATACATATCCGTATCACCCAGGTGGGCGAGTGACTCAATCGCCTGGATCTTGACCTTGTCCGCGGCGTCGGGGCTTTTCAGAATCCATTCAAGTATTTTTTTCGCATCTGGATTGTCTATCTTGCCCAAAAGCATTACAGAGTTTGCTTTTACGGTCTGGTTTGTTGAATTAACGCCCTCTGCTATACGCGGCTGATAGCGTTGGTGGCCAAGGCTGGAGAGAGCGTAGGCCGCCGCCATTTGAACGTTTTGATC
Proteins encoded:
- a CDS encoding TetR/AcrR family transcriptional regulator, encoding MRKDGQSTKEKILEAAAKLFSENGFQDTTVSDICVYANTNIASVNYHFGSKESLYREVWKLAFDMSLKEYPIDGGLAEDAPAEDKLRAFVKAILFKILDGGKIGYYGKLFIIEAGDINPIIQDLKSEHIAIIRRRLRSILSELLGPRASEDDIGLCHFSVINQCLALAFKLSILNSRKIQDGNTQLFKDFPMPFHKWTLPENIDQLAEHITDFSLAGISQVRNRLEKSQPKSSTSFARAAKG
- a CDS encoding HEAT repeat domain-containing protein, which gives rise to MKKIKLITLISCVFAALCFGMGGSSPSNIDLLGGSDQKDKAVEIIRQGLKSQDSTLRTNAVEAVVRSGYMPLMDDVVKMLSDESVPVRFAALVAIGDLSYMPAEPYLIKYLKDSDQNVQMAAAYALSSLGHQRYQPRIAEGVNSTNQTVKANSVMLLGKIDNPDAKKILEWILKSPDAADKVKIQAIESLAHLGDTDMYHKAWALLISKRSDDRIIGVRIMTQLKTAKAVNAVKTMLRDDLVEIRIAAAAALARLNDPAGGILLKEYFDSISGGIDKESRKRCNVQAALGLMELDQQKFGKYTRVLLNDKDEMIRIYGAMVVLNHVR